A region of Streptomyces paludis DNA encodes the following proteins:
- a CDS encoding hydrophobic protein, whose protein sequence is MVPLLLVLLLALILFGAGFAVKILWWLALAVLVLWLLGFVARGTGAGGTRSRWYRW, encoded by the coding sequence ATGGTTCCGCTGCTTCTTGTACTGCTTCTCGCCCTGATTCTTTTCGGGGCAGGGTTCGCGGTAAAAATACTTTGGTGGCTCGCCCTGGCCGTTCTGGTTCTGTGGCTGCTCGGTTTCGTCGCACGTGGTACCGGCGCCGGCGGGACCAGGTCACGCTGGTACCGCTGGTAG
- a CDS encoding DUF6197 family protein — MPPHHTPESIVISDTPAAILEWAARHIEHVGIHQGPHLFAGPGRTATLPCWPRGALEIAAGHGRGAAGRTYDWHRIDHARDQAFALLAETLAGHPVDADEPTDAKAMHREVIDRWNGFLTINRCSAARYIQYEGSGSARREHAPGAALYQVNAA; from the coding sequence GTGCCGCCCCACCACACCCCCGAAAGCATTGTTATCTCGGACACCCCGGCCGCGATCCTGGAATGGGCCGCCCGCCACATCGAACACGTCGGCATCCACCAGGGCCCGCACCTGTTCGCCGGTCCCGGCCGTACGGCCACGTTGCCGTGCTGGCCGCGCGGCGCCCTCGAAATCGCCGCCGGCCACGGTCGGGGAGCCGCCGGCCGGACGTACGACTGGCACCGCATCGACCATGCCCGTGACCAGGCATTCGCCCTCCTCGCGGAAACCCTCGCCGGTCACCCCGTCGACGCTGACGAGCCCACCGACGCCAAGGCCATGCATCGGGAGGTCATCGACAGGTGGAACGGCTTCTTGACCATCAACCGCTGTTCGGCGGCCAGGTACATCCAGTACGAGGGCTCCGGGTCGGCACGCCGAGAGCACGCACCGGGCGCCGCTCTCTACCAGGTAAACGCTGCCTGA